In Halobacillus amylolyticus, the following proteins share a genomic window:
- a CDS encoding FtsW/RodA/SpoVE family cell cycle protein — MIVTSGGATSWFGLPGGVTLQPAEFVKVFLVITLAHVIVTHNEKHRAKTIKSDFLLLGKLVGLSLPPMGLIAVQPDLGSFLVLVAITSFLILVSGIQWKILISILASALLFVSVTILMFFLNLTSVTNYLEESVFAHVDSRFYGWLQPEQYAQGYGLQLIKSITAIGSGQLTGKGIGNFEVSVPERHTDMIFTAVAEQFGFIGASLVLTLFFLLLYRMIQIALESNDSFGSYIIVGIVGMITFQVFQNIGMSLQLLPITGLPLPFLSYGGSSTLAYLLAIGIVLNVKSRTRTYMFE; from the coding sequence ATGATTGTCACATCAGGTGGAGCGACAAGCTGGTTTGGTCTTCCTGGCGGTGTCACTTTACAGCCAGCTGAATTTGTAAAAGTATTTTTGGTCATTACATTAGCACATGTCATTGTCACACATAATGAAAAACATCGGGCGAAGACAATTAAATCTGATTTTTTATTACTGGGAAAATTGGTTGGTCTTTCTCTCCCACCTATGGGGTTAATTGCTGTGCAGCCAGACCTTGGTTCCTTCCTCGTTCTCGTTGCCATTACTAGCTTTTTGATTCTCGTATCAGGTATTCAATGGAAGATTCTAATTTCCATACTTGCATCGGCTTTATTGTTCGTTAGTGTTACCATATTGATGTTTTTTCTAAACCTTACTAGTGTAACGAACTACTTAGAAGAATCTGTATTTGCCCACGTAGATTCACGATTTTATGGGTGGCTGCAACCTGAACAATACGCACAAGGATACGGCTTGCAGTTGATTAAATCGATCACTGCGATCGGTTCTGGACAGCTTACGGGTAAAGGAATCGGAAACTTTGAAGTATCTGTTCCCGAGCGTCATACAGATATGATCTTTACGGCAGTAGCGGAACAGTTTGGTTTTATCGGGGCTAGCCTAGTATTAACCTTATTCTTTTTACTTCTGTACAGAATGATTCAAATCGCATTAGAAAGTAACGATTCCTTTGGCAGCTACATCATTGTAGGGATCGTAGGAATGATCACCTTTCAAGTGTTCCAGAATATCGGAATGTCCTTACAATTGCTGCCTATCACAGGATTACCCCTTCCTTTCCTAAGCTATGGGGGCAGCTCTACACTTGCCTACTTGCTTGCGATCGGGATCGTATTGAATGTTAAATCCAGAACAAGAACGTATATGTTTGAATGA
- the mgtE gene encoding magnesium transporter yields the protein MEHLDDRERQDVWQTIQDALLHDHIDQFRAEFLELHPYDQAKIFQEVADDVRLQIYTYLSPEEVADVMEHIDFEEIEPFFTEMDPRFAAQVFAEMSTDDAVDILNELDKNKVASFLTIMDDDAADEIKDLLHYEEKTAGSIMTTEFVVVKTGMTIREAMLHLRKEAPDAETIYYTYVIDEDKRLVGVISLRDLIISEEDWYISDVMSERVVSVPVGEDQEEIARMMRDYDFLALPVVDFQDHLLGIITVDDIMDVMEEEASDDYSKLAGISDVDSPDENAFASAKKRLPWLVILLFLGSLTASLIGRFENTLDQVAILAIFIPLIAGMAGNTGTQALAVAVRGIATGEIDKQGKFKMIMREAGTGLITGVSCGIIITVIVYFWQNNFYLGLLVGLSIMATLIVATLAGSLVPLVMHRFNIDPAVASGPFITTINDIISILIYFGMATAFMNLLI from the coding sequence TTGGAGCATTTAGATGACCGAGAACGCCAGGATGTATGGCAAACGATTCAAGATGCTCTTCTCCATGATCATATAGACCAATTTAGAGCAGAGTTCCTTGAACTTCATCCATATGACCAGGCAAAGATCTTTCAAGAGGTAGCTGATGATGTTCGGCTGCAAATCTATACGTACTTATCCCCTGAAGAAGTTGCCGATGTTATGGAACATATCGACTTTGAAGAAATTGAGCCATTTTTTACTGAAATGGATCCTAGATTTGCGGCCCAAGTTTTCGCTGAAATGTCTACAGATGATGCGGTTGATATTCTTAATGAATTGGATAAGAACAAAGTGGCCAGTTTTTTAACAATTATGGATGACGATGCAGCAGATGAAATTAAAGATTTGCTTCATTATGAGGAAAAAACGGCCGGTTCGATTATGACGACCGAATTCGTTGTGGTGAAAACAGGTATGACGATTCGTGAAGCAATGCTTCATTTAAGAAAAGAAGCGCCTGATGCGGAAACGATTTATTATACCTACGTCATTGATGAAGATAAACGTTTAGTTGGTGTGATTTCGCTTCGTGACCTTATTATATCAGAGGAAGACTGGTATATATCCGATGTGATGAGTGAACGTGTGGTTTCCGTCCCTGTTGGTGAGGATCAGGAGGAGATTGCCCGCATGATGCGTGACTATGACTTTCTTGCTTTACCCGTCGTTGATTTTCAAGACCATTTACTTGGAATTATTACCGTTGACGACATTATGGATGTCATGGAGGAAGAAGCGAGTGATGATTATTCTAAACTTGCCGGGATCTCTGATGTAGATTCTCCAGATGAAAACGCATTTGCTTCAGCAAAAAAACGACTGCCATGGCTCGTTATCCTTTTGTTTCTTGGAAGTTTAACAGCTAGCTTGATAGGTCGTTTTGAAAATACATTAGATCAAGTAGCGATTTTAGCTATATTCATCCCATTAATTGCCGGAATGGCTGGAAACACGGGAACACAGGCGCTGGCTGTGGCTGTTCGCGGGATTGCTACAGGTGAGATTGATAAGCAAGGTAAATTTAAAATGATTATGCGTGAAGCAGGAACAGGATTGATTACGGGGGTAAGTTGCGGCATTATTATTACGGTTATAGTCTATTTTTGGCAAAATAACTTTTATCTCGGGTTATTAGTCGGGCTATCGATTATGGCCACCTTAATTGTGGCGACATTGGCGGGTTCACTTGTACCGCTTGTGATGCATCGTTTTAATATTGATCCGGCCGTTGCTTCAGGTCCATTTATTACAACGATTAACGATATTATATCAATCTTGATTTATTTTGGGATGGCAACTGCGTTTATGAATCTGCTTATATAA
- a CDS encoding NAD kinase, which yields MKFSILSKGDKKSNEIRTKIKSYLTEFKLEYDEEEPDLAISVGGDGTLLEAFHTYVHRLDQTAFIGVHTGHLGFYADWMPEELEKLIIEIARTPFQVVEYPLLEVIIRPKSGEEEDRYLALNECAIKTSEGSVVFDIDIKGDHFETFRGDGLCISTPSGSTAYNKALGGAILHPSLEAIQIAEMASINNRVFRTIGSPLILPGHHTCLLKPLNERSFLFTIDHITRTYKDVKSIQFRVAKEKVRFARFRPFPFWKRVHDSFVSDDYSS from the coding sequence ATGAAGTTCTCTATACTCTCAAAAGGCGACAAAAAGTCGAATGAGATTCGCACAAAAATAAAAAGCTATCTGACGGAATTTAAATTAGAGTACGATGAGGAGGAACCCGACCTTGCGATTTCAGTTGGGGGAGATGGAACGTTACTAGAGGCTTTTCATACTTATGTACACCGCCTAGATCAAACGGCCTTTATTGGTGTGCATACAGGGCATTTAGGCTTCTATGCAGACTGGATGCCTGAGGAGCTCGAGAAGCTGATCATTGAAATTGCTCGAACTCCATTTCAAGTTGTGGAATATCCTCTGCTTGAAGTGATTATTAGACCAAAGAGTGGCGAAGAAGAAGATCGCTATTTAGCATTAAATGAGTGCGCGATTAAAACCTCAGAAGGTTCTGTCGTTTTTGATATTGATATAAAAGGAGATCACTTTGAAACATTCCGAGGAGATGGACTTTGTATATCTACGCCTTCAGGGAGTACAGCTTACAATAAGGCACTAGGCGGGGCCATCCTTCATCCGTCACTTGAAGCGATTCAAATTGCTGAGATGGCATCAATTAATAACCGCGTGTTTCGAACCATCGGCTCACCATTAATCCTGCCAGGCCATCACACATGCTTGTTAAAACCATTAAATGAGCGCAGCTTCTTGTTTACAATTGATCACATTACACGAACATATAAAGATGTAAAATCCATCCAATTTCGAGTTGCAAAAGAGAAGGTACGTTTTGCCCGTTTTCGGCCTTTCCCATTTTGGAAAAGGGTACACGACTCCTTCGTATCTGATGATTATTCTTCCTAA
- a CDS encoding RluA family pseudouridine synthase translates to MPYQKTWVISQKFEGKTVKDYLVDGASFSRQLMKKVKGEGLVLVNGGQTSMWTRLTSEDMITVLFPPEKRADVLVPVSIPLQIIYEDEDVLIINKQPGLAVSPSANHPSQTLANGIIHYYDLQKYDYTVHIVTRLDRDTSGLLLVAKHQYSHGKLMKDHQIKRCYTALVKGCPDPRAGLISSPIRRKPGSIIERETSPFGKKSATEYRVEECFHSASLVHLILRTGRTHQIRVHMSSIGHPLVGDTLYGEFNSSMSEGHALHCHQLTFIHPLSGEEFCFHSPPPKTWDKRK, encoded by the coding sequence ATGCCATATCAGAAGACATGGGTCATTTCTCAAAAGTTTGAAGGGAAAACGGTAAAGGATTATTTAGTAGATGGAGCATCCTTTTCCAGGCAGCTAATGAAAAAAGTGAAGGGGGAAGGGCTGGTTTTAGTCAATGGTGGTCAAACATCTATGTGGACAAGGCTTACAAGTGAAGATATGATTACGGTCTTATTTCCGCCTGAAAAGCGTGCGGATGTGCTTGTTCCTGTATCTATCCCGCTACAGATTATTTACGAGGACGAGGACGTTCTAATTATTAACAAGCAACCTGGATTGGCCGTATCTCCATCGGCTAACCACCCTTCACAAACATTAGCGAATGGAATTATTCACTATTATGATTTGCAAAAGTATGACTATACTGTTCATATTGTAACAAGACTTGACCGCGACACGTCCGGTCTTCTCTTAGTTGCAAAACATCAATATAGTCACGGAAAACTAATGAAAGATCATCAAATCAAACGTTGTTATACGGCACTTGTTAAAGGATGCCCTGACCCTCGCGCTGGTTTGATTAGCTCTCCAATAAGGAGAAAACCAGGCTCAATTATAGAGCGGGAAACTTCACCTTTTGGAAAAAAATCAGCGACTGAATATAGGGTGGAGGAATGTTTCCATTCTGCCAGTTTAGTACATCTCATTTTGCGAACAGGGAGGACACATCAAATTAGAGTGCATATGTCCTCAATTGGCCACCCACTTGTTGGAGATACGCTGTATGGCGAATTCAATTCCTCAATGAGTGAAGGACATGCTCTGCATTGTCATCAATTAACGTTTATCCATCCCTTATCAGGAGAGGAGTTCTGCTTTCACTCCCCTCCGCCGAAAACATGGGATAAACGAAAATAA